ACAACGCGATCATGGAACTCGGCGGGGTCGCGTGTACGAAGACACCGTCGTGCGACGGGTCCGAATGTCCCTGGCGCACGTGGTGTGACGCCTACGCGACCGGCGATTTCTCCGCGCCAGACGTCCCCACTCAGTCGCCGTTTGAGGGAAGCCGCCGGCAGTTCCGTGGGCGCGTCGTGCGCGTGCTCGGCGAGTACGACGAACTCGCGCTCGACGATCTCGGCCCCCGCGTTCGGGTCGATTACTCACCGGATGGCGAGCACGGCCGCGAGTGGCTCCGAGGACTCGTCTCCGACCTCGCCGACGACGGACTGGTCGCGGTCGAGGACCGCGATGACGATACTGTCGTCCGGCTGTCTCGGTGATCCCGTTCGGCGACTGGGCGTTTGCGGATCGGCTGACGCCCCGCGGCGATCACGCCCCTTGCTGTGCCGACCGCCGACCGGTCGGGAACCCGATCGTGAGGTGGATGGCCGTCAGGAGCGCGGCGAGCACCAGTACCCCGACCGCGAACGTCCGGAAGATCGCGGTGTAGCCGTACCCCACATCGATCAGCGTGCCGACGACGACGCTCCCGAGCGCGTTGAGGAGCATGATCCCCGCGCTGAACACGGCGTAGGCGCTCGCTCGGTGGGCATCCGGCAGCGAGTCGAGAACGTAGGTGTCCATCGTGGGGAAGAGGCCGTGAATCACGAACCCGAGCGCGGCGCTCGTGGCGACGAGGCCGTAGAGTCCCGAGGCGAGCGTGAGTGCGAGCAGACAGCCGGCGAACCCGCCGACGATCCCGAGTAGCAGCGGAATGTATGGCATACGATCGGCGAGACGTCCGGCAATCGCGAACGCGGGGACGCCGGCGGCGAAAACCACCGTAAGCAGTTCGCGCGCAGTGCTTGCCGTGATCGGCTTGGTCGTGACGAGATACGAGACGTAGAAGTTGAACAGCCCGTTCCACGCGAGGCCGGCGAGGCCGGCGAATGCGACCCCACTCAGGATGACGGGCCACTGTCGACGGGCTGCGCCGAGGAAATCCCGATCGAGTTCCTCGCCGGGCGGGAAGGTCGTGGTTCGGGCGATCGCTCCGAACGCAACGGTCGCCACGACTGCGAACACGCTGATGAGACCGAACGCGAGCCGCCATCCCTCGACCAACAGGAGCTCGGACCCCTCGATCCAGAGGACACCGGTGATGAAAAGCGGCGCGCCAGCCGCGGCAAGCTGGCTCGCGGTCCCGTGGATGCCGACGGCACGTCCGATCGCTCCGGGGAACAGGTCGCTCAGCAGTGGTTTCGCCGCGATGAAGTACACACCGCTCGACAGTCCCATCAGGAACGCGCTCGCCCAGAGCACTGGTAGGGAAGTGGCGGTCGCGGCGAGCAGCGGCGCGGCCGCGAGGATGGTCCCGGCTGCGAGGATCACGGCGTAGCGTGGAACCAGCGTGAGCAGGTAGCCCGTCGGCAGCCGCGGCAGCGCGCTGCCGAGCCACGCGAGCGTCGCCAGCAGGCCGATCGCCGCTGCCGACGCCCCGAACGCGGATCGGATCGGTTCCAGCAGCGGTGCGAAGACGACTCGCGCGAGGTTGACCAACAGCACCATCGTACACATCGAGCCGAACAGCTGCTGGCGTGACACTATCGGGCGGACGGCCTATGAGGAATCAAGCCTTTGCGAAGCGGCAATCCCGCGGCCGGTGGACGAGGCTACCGGAAAATCGGCGTGTTCCGGCCGGAATCGCTGGTGCTTTGGGGAGCGATGTTCTCGAACCGGTATGCCAGACCGACCCCACGTCGTCGCGCTCGTCGGGAGTCTGCGCGACGGTAGCTATACTCGGATCGCCCTCCAGCACGCACTCGACGAGGCCGAAGAACGCGGCGCGAGTACGGACTTGATCGACCTCCGCCACCTCGACCTCGCGGTGTTCGACGCCGACGCGCGCGAGGTCGGCGACGCGCTCGCGCTCAAGCGCCGCATCCGGCGGGCCGACAGCGTTCTCCTCGGGACGCCATCCTATCACGGCTCGTACTCCTCGATCCTGAAGACCGCGCTCGATTACTGCGGGTTCGACGAGTTCGAGAACACCACCGTCGGCCTGTTGTCGGTCTCCGGTGGCGCGTTCCCGATCACCCCGCTCGATCACCTCCGATCGGTCGCCCGCGCGCTCAACGCGTGGGTCATCCCACATCAGGCCGCCATCCCGAAAGCAAGCGGAAAGTTCGCGGACGGCGAACTCACTGACGAGAGTTCGCGCGAGCGCGTGGCGACGCTGGGCCAGCGGGCTGTCGAGTACGCCACCATCGAACCCGATCCACCCTGTCTCGAAAGCA
The Halococcus saccharolyticus DSM 5350 DNA segment above includes these coding regions:
- a CDS encoding NADPH-dependent FMN reductase, with the protein product MPDRPHVVALVGSLRDGSYTRIALQHALDEAEERGASTDLIDLRHLDLAVFDADAREVGDALALKRRIRRADSVLLGTPSYHGSYSSILKTALDYCGFDEFENTTVGLLSVSGGAFPITPLDHLRSVARALNAWVIPHQAAIPKASGKFADGELTDESSRERVATLGQRAVEYATIEPDPPCLESTENVGADD
- a CDS encoding MFS transporter translates to MVLLVNLARVVFAPLLEPIRSAFGASAAAIGLLATLAWLGSALPRLPTGYLLTLVPRYAVILAAGTILAAAPLLAATATSLPVLWASAFLMGLSSGVYFIAAKPLLSDLFPGAIGRAVGIHGTASQLAAAGAPLFITGVLWIEGSELLLVEGWRLAFGLISVFAVVATVAFGAIARTTTFPPGEELDRDFLGAARRQWPVILSGVAFAGLAGLAWNGLFNFYVSYLVTTKPITASTARELLTVVFAAGVPAFAIAGRLADRMPYIPLLLGIVGGFAGCLLALTLASGLYGLVATSAALGFVIHGLFPTMDTYVLDSLPDAHRASAYAVFSAGIMLLNALGSVVVGTLIDVGYGYTAIFRTFAVGVLVLAALLTAIHLTIGFPTGRRSAQQGA